The window TCTAGAAGTTGAGACAATAACTTAACATTTTCACCATGCAGAAGTGAGATGCCCAGACCTTTTAGCAGTGATATAACTCTTAGCTGTAGGAGGAAAAGGTAAGACTTAATAAGTGTCATAAATCATAAGGATACTTCATACTTGAACTTCAGAAGGAAGTGAAACAGAAAACAGATAAAAGAAACACACCTTCCCATAAGCAGGAAGTTCTTGCGCGCACAATAAGATGAACGAAAGAATGCTTTCTTTTGTGGGTTGATCAAACCTGAAGTTGAAAAACAAGGAAATAGGCACTAAGGGAGTTAGCAAACGAAGTATACGAACTAATATACACATGTGTTATTAGACAGCTGTTCAACTCAGCTAAATACCTTTTCTGCAGGTCAACTGGCACTAGTAAGTCATTAGGGGTTGAACTGAGCAACGATGTCAAGTAGGATGGGAGAAACTTATTGTCCGACAATATAAGCCTCCTTTGTTGAACAATCATTCCTAACAGTTCATCAAAAGAACTACTATAGATTGCAGCACTCCCTGGTTTTAAATTTCAGAAGAAGGATTAAAACAAATGTCAGGATAAAACATAATCAACTGATGCCAAACTAAGTTTTACCGTTTTTATTGCTAGAGTCGACACGACACCATAGGTTGTAGAGCGCCTCAAAGCAATTCATAGCAGCTACTTTAACGTCCTTCAAAGTGAAAGCACCAAAACGGGCTTAAGAAAGGGATGATAATGCAAAGAGTCATTCAATAAAGAAAACACAAAACTTCAGGTCTCACCTGATTATCACTCGATATGGCAACCAGAAGTACTGGAAAACTAAAGAATATCTGACTCGACCATTCACTATTTCCATTAGAGCAAAGATACGAGAAGCATTTGAGACTTTCAATTCTGACCATGCGAGGAACATCTGCAAGAAGAAGATAACATCATGAGAAAACAGGAGATGGAATAAAATAGAACCAGAACTCTGAGAATGCTAGAAAAGAGCTCAAAACGATTACATCTGAAAAAAAGAGATGCTTAAAAGGTTTATAAGTAGAGGAAATATAGGCTTCCGTGCAAACCTTCTCGTGATAGGAGCCGAGTGAGAAACAAAACGGGACAAACTTTGGCTTCTCTTACACGGTAATGGAGGTGTTCTTTGAAAACATGCTGTGATCGGGTTGTTGCAAAAAAGATAAACAAGTCTTCAAGTCCGCTACACAACCTTTCGCTAAAAACCTGAAGTCGCACAAATATAATTGTGAGCATTTCTACTGGTTGGCAGCAAGATGCCAAGATATTTAatataaccatataataaacaaTCAAGTTGAAAATCACCCACCGAAGAGACATGAGCCGGTTCAAGTTTTATGAATGACTCGACCAACTTCCAAAACAAGCAGATTAGAATCTTTGAATTCAGTTCAGTAAAATCAGAAGTGTCAGAAAGTTGATATAAGAGTTCTTGGCAGTTGCTTTTCGACAGCTGCAAGTAATACACAAATACATCAAAAACTAACAAGGTAAAATAAGCAACAAGcctaaattataaaaacatgaaTCTACATCAGCCAGTAGAACACTATACCTCTTTCAAAGAAACCTCAACTGCAACGTCAAGTTCTTCCCACTCGGTCTTCAAAACAGGAAAACAAAGCTCGAAAAGATCCAAAAATTGAGTAGGATCTAAATCAAAGAAAAAACAGCCATGAACATAAACTCTTGATAACTTATCATATGAGACAAAAGCTATTAAAGTACTTCGAAATAGATAGCTCATAGCCATTAGCATATATAGTTAATGCATAAACAATGAAACAGAACTTTACCAGAAGAAGAGCTCATCTTGTGCAATGACTGCATCAACACCACAAAAAACAGCGTCTTTGCCAACGGTGCCTCATGGCAAGTGACAGTAAGCCATTGGATAACGTCACTAGGATGCAAAATAAATGCTTCCACCAGCTTGTTAACGACATCCATGTTCAATGCAGACACACTTTCGCGAATCAAAAGTCCCTCCTGATATGAGATAATAATTTCACAAGTTATTAAGAGTATTCATAAAACCTTAGAAACAAAGAACAACagtatttcaaaaataaattccCCTCACGTACTCAAATAATAGACAAGAGTAATAGTTAATATGCCCAGGACTGGAACTTTTTCTTTAATGAAAAACAGGAAAATAGTGACGAACCTGCAACTTGTTGCGTTCGTGTTCTGTCAATTTGATATTGCTGCATGATTCCAAGACTTCAGAGAGCTTAAAGTTGCAAGAACTCTCAATTAGCTCAATCCTACGTTCGTCAGGTTTCAAGGAAAGTGCCTCCCCCAGACTATTGATAATATCCATGCTTATCGAGGATATGTTTCCTGACATGACTGGGAGCTTCTTCTGCCAAAAAAAGAAGTTCGTAAATGACATGATAATAATAttcacaccaaaaaaaaaagaagatttgtGATTAACGACTCATATTTACCATTCCGTCATCAGCACCAAGATTCTTGAAAAGTGGCCAGTTAACATCTTTCCCCAATGTCAGTACATTTAGGTTTAAATTCAAAGTCTATTTACATAAATGATAACAACCATTAGCCTAAGTTCAAATAGTCTTTTCCATAAGTGTCTAGAAAGGAGAACGAGAAAGAACCTTCGGCAGAACTAAAAGAAATGGGAACATTGCAGAGGCGACTTTCTCAGTAGTCTCTGGTTGATTACAGAAACTTGAGACAGCAATTTTGAGGGATAGAGCAACGACATCTGCTGCCAGTTGAACATTTTGTGCTAAACCTACAAAAAAAACAGTTGATTCCAGATGAATTAATTGCACATATTAGAAATTTGCACTCTTGAAgcaattacatatattttactaaactaaattaaaagAAACGGGATGAGAACAACACTACACAGATTTTTCTTTCAGGCATTCCCAAAACCCATTCAGAAGTTTAAAAATATGCACAACATTAAGAAACGTCGCCCTATTAAGTACATGGCTTGAGCACATTGATATCAGAAATACAGTGCACACTAGAATTTGATAAACGTATTACTGCTAGCAAAAACGATTTCTCAGATGACATACTGAAGATCAACAATTTACAGATATGCAAATAAACCTCTAGACGACAACACTGAGCAAAGTTAAGAAAAGAAGAGAGCATTTTTCAATCACCTGACTGGATAATCCCAACACAACGTTTCACCACATGAAGTAAAGCATCCAGAAGACTAGAGGAAGTTACTATATTCGGCAACTGATCAAGAGACAAGGCGGCCTGAACAACAGCCAGATCATCATCCCAAAGTTGGCGCACAATAGCATCCTGAATTGTGACAAGGTTCTGTAGACAGTGGCAAAGAATTTGAAGTCTAGTCAGATGCCAAGTAGGGGTAGTAAGAAGTTATAATATTTGAAAGGAATACCCCCACACAGATACCTCTGCTTTAGATATATCACGCTTGAGATCACCGTTTAGACTAGAAAGCGCAGCACAACGTACAGCAGCCTATGATTCATATCAAGCCTTCAGTCTTGCACAAAAAGGAAATAGAAAGAAATTTCACAAAACTAAGATCAGATTTATAGTATACCTTGGGATGGTGGAGCCGGAACCACAATTTTGAATCCACGAACGGCAGGGACATGTCTGAATTTCCATCCAGCATACGAGACAACATCTCCAGCTTCAAATCTTCTTTCTTCGACAGACCTTTAGTATCCTgaagaaataattttattattcataagGGACACATAACTAACAAAAGGCATAAAACACATCACTGAGAGTTGGATCACAGACCTCCATAAATTTTTGTACTGCTGCGCGTAGTTCAACGGAATACTTCTTACTAACAGCAGCAAGAATTTTCTTGGCCCAGCTCCCTACAATCAAATTGCAACCAAGGTCATTATAAAACGATAACTGCGAATAAGAGTAAACTCGAAGACGGTAGTTGACAATTCACTAACCAGATGTAGAAGATGTTAAATCACTTTTGTTCTTCTGATATTGTGTCATACACGTAGAGAAAACCTTGGAGATCAAATGATCAACCAAGTTTTCAACTGGAACACTATCGATTATTGAAATTAAAGTTTCTAGGCACTGATCATCAGACGAACTGCAAGAAGAAGATAGTTGGTTAAAACATGAATACTAACGATATAGGTACACTGTAAAATGGCAAACAGTGTCAAATACACACCAGTAAAGGAGAAGAGAATCTAGTAAAACTGTCAGGAACTTCTTGATGTTGAACTCTTTGGACAAGCCTAGAAGAACACCAGAAATATCCCTACACAAAATTGAAACCCTCGttggaaaaataataataagaatacTTACTGATAAAATAGACAAAAAGGGGATACGGTCAATATGTGACTACCTAATTTCCTTCAAAAGGTCCAAAGCTTTCTTggggatcaaatccacagacTGCAACTGTAGTTGATCAAGCAAAACAATTAGTTCAAAAAGACGAACACTGGCCAGTTGTGAGCAGAATGATCGGTAAGCAATAGAAAATATGTTTCAACTCATAActaaaagtttataaattcaTGATTTCAAAACTAAGAGGCTCATGAGAATTGAGAACAAAAAGTTCATGTACCTGAACCAAATTAATCAATGCCATAAACGACAACCGAAGCCAATGAGGATCAGAGGATTCTTTGGCATGTTCACGAGCAACATCGATGATAGACCTCATAAAGCGTTTGATAAGATTATCATTTAGCGAGGCTCTGTTAGCCAACATACCAACAACCATTAACGCACCAGCctataaggaaaaaaaattaacatgtcATAATAATCACACAGACTGAAACAAAAAGTTAAATTAATCACAATATGTGACAGATTCCACAAACCTGCTGATCTAAACATCCTTTCACAGCAGATTGAAGACCAGAGTCGACAAACGGCAAAATCAGCTTCACGATATCTCCATCAACCTTTGCAACAGAACCAAGAACCTCGACGACAACAGCTGTGGTGAAGCTGACCACGGGTTTTGAAGGCTGGTACTTCTTAGTCCGAGATCCCTACAACAACCAGCAAAACAAGACGTTCATTTCAATATATACGATTCGCACAAACCCTTTAAAggaaattattaaaacaaaaaaaaacagctgCTTACATAGTCACACAAGGCCTCCAAGACCTGCGTATCACGTATACACTGCTGAACGATAACCGATCTAGGCGGTGGAGCACCTGAATTTTTCACCCCATCCAGAAACTTCCACTTGGTGTTGCTGTAACACAAATGAGAGCATAAGGGGCTGGCTTACACTTCAATAAACAAATGAAATAATGAATGAAGGAATCATTGCTCACCCGGTGGAGATCAGCTGAACAATACGAACAAAGGCATGAGTGTCGTGATACGGCAAAGCACATAGCACCACATCTTCTACATTGTATATATGAACCCTGTAGAATCATGTAGTTAGCAAAAATCTTTATAAAGATACATTAGCCAagccaaagagagagagagaggaaaacaCATACTTGTATCTTCTTATGAGATACTCAAGTGTCTCCAAGGAAGCACGGAACTGAAGATAGCCAGAGAGTAGCCGTAGGTACGAGCTGATTGACGCATCAATCTTAGCATTCTCTTCCTTACCAAGCAACTCCCTATCGATTTCTCTACTCTTATGACTAAACAAATCGCGTACGAAGTTCTTAAACCGCTCATCCTTGTTTCCAAGCACTTCGAGACCTGCAGAATTAACAGAGAAGACAATTCAATTAGCAAACCTTTGAAGGAAATTCAATTCACTATAAGAGAATCCCTAAAAACCGAGAGCGAACCTTTGAGCCCTAGCTCGTAGATTGATTCGATATCGAAATCTGCTGCTTCTTTGGGAGTGAAGAGAATCGAAGGGCGTGTGTAAGGTCTCTTCGATGGCTCTGTATCGGCTTGAACAACCGCCTTGATGGCTTGTAGCTGCGACGCTAGCAAAGAGCTCATGCTTGTTCTTCAGAGTctgagagagatggagagagtaaGATTCGCGTCGCGGCGTAGAAGAAACAactaaggtttagggtttaacgaTTATTTTGTCGTTAAAATAAAGAGAAATAAGAAGGGAAGCCCCTGAGTTTCTGCGAAATCACGTTTTGAGGTACGATTTTATTTTTAGGTCTGAGAACCACTCCAAGCTTTCGAGAAGTGACAAAATAAACCTTTCGTTAGTCTGCCGTTAACGTTTGGGtttaagggtatgactggttttcccgctaccacccgcaaacacagcttttgcggttgatagcggttgctggcgttttgcaacaatcgctcaaaccgctctaaaccgctccaaatcgctccaaatcgctctgaacctcataaattcaaaagctggttccagctagcgtttgcggttgcgggtgtttgcgggaggataaaaaaaaattattttttttccaaaacaatataaatacaaaaataaaaaattcaataaaaaaattaaactgaaattataaaaatgctaaaatatatcaattaaattttaattaatattataaaactttaaaataaaaatattttctatatttttaaaaaatttaaactataactttctaaatataatttttatatttattataatattattatttttgatatttttataattgtataaaatataaatattgttaatttattatttaactgctgctgcatttggtagttaaccagtcataagtatcccgcaaacgcacaaatttctaaccgcataaccagtcgtacaaatctcttaaaaccgctagaaaccgcaaccacccacatccgcaaactcccgcaaccgcaaccgcaaccgctgcggttaaaccagtcaaGCCCTAAATAGAATCTGAAATCTGATAGTAGCGTGGATTTTTCGTCTTGGCGTTTGGGCATGTAATGGGCCTGGGCTTTAtctcataatatatttataaccgACCTTATCCTAAGTCTATACTAGGTTTGGGTAAAAAACCCAGATccaaaaaaccgaaccgaatccgatccgaaaaaatagtatcgaacccgaaccgaaactgattaaatatttgaatgggttcaaaattttggtatttagagaaccgaaaccgaacccgatccgaaccgaagtatttcggGTACCCGATTATATCCGAAATTGATTTATATACCTatctatattaattatttttagatttaatatatacaaatagtcaaaaatacatatctaaaatagctaaagtatacttataaatatatacaaatagtcaaaaatacatgtctaaaaatagctaaagtatactcaaaacaccaataatacttaaaatatctattgattatcaatccaaatattcaaaccaaaccaatttatatgttaattttaggtattttgacattttctattcaaatttatatgtaatatattgtttcgtttatagattttgagaattttaaagtagataatgaatttaaaaaaaaatcaaataatttaaatgggttatccgaacctgaaccgaacccgcaaagatccgaacTGAAATTTAGAATACCCGAATGAAGCTGAAATCTTTGAACCCGAAACCCGAATagacccgaaccgaacccgaataggtatccgaacgcccacccctagtcTATACACTTGTAGTATGTGTCATTTTCTCTCACATATGCCCCAGTACTTGGCGTTTCCATCCAGTtagatttttattatgttttaatattatttttttaatttaaaatttggtttTTACTCTAAATTTACTGTATTTTAATGATGGATATAATTATATCATAACTAATTAAACAAAGTTATATGATTATTGACCTAAATAGCTCTTCtacatttgaatatttttattggaattctatttttgaattaaaaatgtAACTAAGTCGAAGAAAATTAGTAAAAATTAAAGGAGGTTCAAGACCTACAAGTCTACAACTGAAATAGGCGAAAACAGCAGCACATCTACAGATCTTACCCTAGAACATCGTCCCGTTTTGCCTTTATTTAAACATCATAACAAACAAAACGGTGAATCGTCGCTAATTTGCGCCAAATGTTTGGCAAATCATACAAAGGAGATGAGATTGATTCCTCTCGGCTTCTACTCTCTTCCTCTAGTCAAAGGGGCCTACGCGGGCTGTAGAGCAAGCCCTGACTCATCGGTGTGCTTGACCTTAACTTTTCTTATCTTCTTTTTCGTGATGGCCGGCCATATGAGAAGAGCTCGAGCCAAGCGACTCAGCGGGTCTTGAAGACCATCCACTTGGTAGTGACCAAACCGCCAGTCACGGTCAACAAACTGTCTCCCTTGAGGCTTGTCCAGACCATCTTTTAATCAAACACAAGTAAGATCATAAAGTAAAAGTTGGAGACAAGTGTAAAAACACAACTTAAAAGTGGAAGATGTAACTAACCTGCGTACATCAGACCATGATTATCAACTGCACGGTAGAACGGTCGTACCTTTCCTGCTTTCGCAGCTTTTTGGAGTTCTTCCCATGCAAGAGACCGATCATTACGTGTGATTTTTCCGCTTTTCACTATCTGGAGAgtagcaaaaaaaagaaagccATTTGAGGAGAAAAGCAATTTGATGATCTCAAGTGTAGGGTTATAATGATTAGACCTTGGTAAAGAGATGGTACGATGGCCGAACGGTCCGGGCAAGATTATTAGCACGGTCAACCGCAACAAGTCCAAATTTTGGACCATACCCATCAGCCCATTCCCAGTTGTCTGAAATAGTCCAGAATATGTAACCGAGCACCGGAACACCCTGTTATGAAAGCCACAACACACAGTGAGAGAATGCCAATACCAAGTGTTGTTAAAGGTAGGCTCAAAGCCTTTGTACGAATCAGAGGAATTCAAAGACAAAAAAACCTTTAGCATTGCAGCATAAAGGGCAAGGAGATGCTCAATCATGTAAGGCCGACGAATCACGTCCGTTTCATCAGAAACACCATTTTCTGTGACTATGAAAGGAACGTTCAGGTGTTTATATCTCTGGTGGAACATCAACAACACGCGGTAGAGGCCATCAGGGTATACCCCTCTTCCAGATTCACTGTATTCATCAGTCTCTACAAGCTTTAGTCCAACACCACACACTGCTTCCTAGTTTCCAGTagagaaaacaaatattattgactcaaattaaagatatatttttattaactcTTAGCTTCTCTTACCTGTCCGTAGTAGTTGATTCCTATGaaatcaagtttctcacaaatgctatcaataaatgaaaacatcgTGAGGGAGTTACTAAAAGTAACGGACCCAACATCAAAGAGGCCATACGGTCGCATAAAGGACACGTGGTGCGCAACCCCTACCAAAGGTTTTTCCAAGGAGCTGCCAAGTAAGAGTTACTGAGACAAATCCATATGATATTattttaagaaacaaaaaaaggagAAGAACTAACGTTTTCGCGTGGATGTAGTCATAGGCCTTTGAGTGAGCAACAGCCATCCAATGCATGACTCGGTGGAACACACCCATTGGTAGAGTAGATGTAGCCATCTCCAAAAAATCAGGGGTGTTACCGGGCCAAGTTCCGGCCATGTAAGTAAGCATGGCGAAGACATGGGGTTCGTTAAATGTAATCCAAGAATCTACCAAATCAAACATGGAGTCCACAACAAGCCTGGCATTGTTGAAGAAAGATGGTCAAGACCTACATAAATCTCCATAAAGCTGatttgaagagagagagagagattcaccTGGTGAAGTCCATGAAGTAGTCGACGGTCTTCTCCATTTTCCATCCACCGTAATCAGCAGCCCACGGTGGCAATGAATGATGAAAAAGCGTTAGCATCACTTTCATCCCGTTTGAACGAACTCTGTTGAGTATCCATTTATAGTGTTCAAGGGCCTCATAGTCAacctacaaaacaaaaaaacaaagcacTCTGTTTGATGTATCACCATTAAGTAAGGAACCTTTCTCTACTCGAAACACATTCAGACCAATCTTCAAGACTATTGATTAGGCGCTTTATATGAGATTATTGATTAGACGgtagatttttcaaaaattagttctGTAAAAATCGTTTTGTTTAGGTTCGATTTATGACTACCCACAgcctaaaccgatttttagaacactgaatTAGACAAAAGgttaatatatcttttattgaCTCACTGCTTCCTCAATCCCTTTGGTAGGCTCTTTTGGCATGATTCTACACCAATCTACTCCCATCCTGAAGACAGTAACGCCAGTATCTTTAGCTAGCTTCACTTCTTGGTCAGGATCCGACCAAAACTTAAGTCTGACCTCCctgaaacaaatagaaaaaataaaaatttcagcTCGAGCTCTTAAGaccaatgttcaaaaaatcgtTAGGCGGTAATTAGGCGTAATTAAGTGCTTTATATGGGATTATTGATTAGCTGGACGTCTAGACCAATCTTTTTAG is drawn from Brassica rapa cultivar Chiifu-401-42 chromosome A05, CAAS_Brap_v3.01, whole genome shotgun sequence and contains these coding sequences:
- the LOC103870741 gene encoding galactolipid galactosyltransferase SFR2, chloroplastic: MSILTLLVKIAGLLGTITVGANAVSYSRFRRRNLRNFRSPIDESKEVLADFTSQEHNEGKFFFGLATAPAHAEDDLDDAWIRFAKETPCSAEDEEDKKAKRKKKVKLAVGAITKGLAKNTQGKEDNTVADSTPTKNVAAWHNTPHAEVRLKFWSDPDQEVKLAKDTGVTVFRMGVDWCRIMPKEPTKGIEEAVDYEALEHYKWILNRVRSNGMKVMLTLFHHSLPPWAADYGGWKMEKTVDYFMDFTRLVVDSMFDLVDSWITFNEPHVFAMLTYMAGTWPGNTPDFLEMATSTLPMGVFHRVMHWMAVAHSKAYDYIHAKTSLEKPLVGVAHHVSFMRPYGLFDVGSVTFSNSLTMFSFIDSICEKLDFIGINYYGQEAVCGVGLKLVETDEYSESGRGVYPDGLYRVLLMFHQRYKHLNVPFIVTENGVSDETDVIRRPYMIEHLLALYAAMLKGVPVLGYIFWTISDNWEWADGYGPKFGLVAVDRANNLARTVRPSYHLFTKIVKSGKITRNDRSLAWEELQKAAKAGKVRPFYRAVDNHGLMYADGLDKPQGRQFVDRDWRFGHYQVDGLQDPLSRLARALLIWPAITKKKIRKVKVKHTDESGLALQPA